The genomic stretch GCATCACCTTTTTGGTTAATGCCTATCAGCAGATTAGGCACCGTAATGCTGACGACGTTTATTAGCAGTTCACTTGTGTTACCCATACCAGCCAGCCTAGCGCCTCAACCCGGTACTGCTCCGAGCATCTGCGCTCCGCCTCACGGCGAAGACGCACCCATACGGGGGCTACATTGTTGGAAGAGCTTCACACCCCACCGTTACCAGTGACGCATGTCTTCCTAGGCTATCGTTGGTCGCACAACGAGTCCGCTGCCACTCCAAACAGGCAATGGTTGGACAATGACAGACAGAGCTTTCGCTCATGTCTCCGGTTTGATGTGAACAGGGACTGCCGAGGCAGCATGCTCAAAGAATTGTTACCTCCTGTTTCAAAAGCAGGAGGGAACCCCAGCGGGGATTCTCTCCCGCATGGGTTTAGCCCTGAATAGGGCTGATGTGTAGTAGGCACTCCAATACCGGAAATCCAGTACTGCGGTCGAGCCACCGAGCGCTAATCGACCTTGAGTTTGCCACCGCCGCTGCGGCAAGTCCTTGAAGGCATTGGACTTCTGGGAGGGTTTTGTTTCTTGGGGTTGGGTACCCAAGCTCTCGGCTCTCTTTCGAAAACCCTTCAAGATGACTCTACACCTCGAAGTTTAGGAGACACGCCACGCGTGTCGCACCAAGGGCATGCATTCTAGTGGGTCAAACTCAAGAAGTCACCCTACTGAAAACGGGTTAAAAAACAGCAGGCATTTTACAGGTGCGAATGCACGAATGCTCCTCGCCCCAATGACAAATACAGCCAATCAAGCCAGGGCTCTGCGCCAACCCTTCTATATATAGAAGAAACAGCCAACCATCCCCCTAGCTGCCGACCTTGCACACAAGGCCGGTGGGTAGTACGGCATCATCGAGAAACAAAAATACGACGAAACGCCCCACCCTTGCGACCCAGAACCTGCAGTCGCCGAAGACGCAAACCGCTAAAACAAAAAAGGCGCCAGACTGTTAAATCTGGCGCCTTTCGGAATATGGGGTGGACGAAGGGGATCGAACCCTCGACAACGGGAGTCACAATCCCGTGCTCTACCAACTGAGCTACGCCCACCATATTGCGTGACAAAGAAGCCAATTGCCTTCTTTGTTAAGCACCAACCCAGCCTGTGGCAGGGTGACGCTGTATTTGGTGCGGATGAAGAGACTCGAACTCTTACGCCTCGCGGCGCTGGAACCTAAATCCAGTGTGTCTACCAATTCCACCACATCCGCGGCTTGAAGCTTTTAAAACAAAGGCGCCAGACTGTTAAAAATCTGGCGCCTTTTCAAATATGGGGTGGACGAAGGGGATCGAACCCTCGACAACGGGAGTCACAATCCCGTGCTCTACCAACTGAGCTACGCCCACCATATTGCGCTACTTGTGCCAAAGCTGCCTAATGGCGCACCCGGCAGGACTCGAACCTGCGACCATCCGCTTAGAAGGCGGATGCTCTATCCAGCTGAGCTACGGGCGCCTGATTAATCTGTACTCTTGGAGGACTACAAACTAAATGCTTCCAGCCTCACACAATAAAACCACTATTGCGCTCGACCTTCTTAACCAGTGCTAGGCTGTGCCCGACAAGTGCGACGAATAGTATAGACGCCCCCAGGGGCCGTCAAATCTTTTTTGAAAAAAATTCATTTTATTTAAGGGGTTAGGGGAATTTGCAGACCAAGCGCCTTTGCCCTCACGTCCTGGCGTGCGAGAATGCGCGCACTTTTCCTCCCCCTCTCGATGGTTAATCACGCGTAATGACTGCACAACTTATCGACGGCAAATCAATCGCCGCCAGCCTGCGCCAGCAGATCGCCAAACGTGTCGCCGAGCGTCGCCAGCAAGGCCTGCGCACGCCGGGGCTCGCGGTGATTCTGGTCGGCAGCGATCCCGCCTCCCAGGTTTATGTCTCGCACAAGCGTAAAGACTGTGAGGAGGTCGGCTTTATTTCCAAGGCCTACGACTTGCCTTCCGATACCACCCAACAGGCCCTCACCGACCTGATCGACGGCCTCAACGACGATCCGAACATTGATGGCATCCTGCTGCAATTGCCGCTGCCAGAGCATCTGGATGCCTCCTTGTTGCTGGAGCGCATCCGCCCCGACAAGGACGTCGATGGTTTCCATCCTTATAACGTCGGCCGCCTGGCCCAGCGCATCCCCCTGCTACGCCCCTGCACGCCGAAGGGCATCATGACCCTGCTGGAAAGCACTGGCGTCGACCTTTATGGCCTGGATGCGGTGGTAGTGGGCGCTTCCAACATTGTCGGTCGCCCGATGGCCATGGAGTTGCTGCTGGCCGGCTGCACCGTCACCGTCACCCACCGTTTCACCAAGGACCTGGCCGGCCACGTCGGTCGTGCCGATCTGGTGGTGGTCGCTGCCGGCAAGCCGGGCCTGGTCAAGGGTGAGTGGATCAAGCAAGGCGCCATCGTGATCGACGTCGGCATCAACCGCCAGGACGATGGCAAGCTGGTGGGCGACGTGGTGTATGAAACCGCCCTGCCCCGTGCCGGCTGGATCACCCCGGTGCCAGGCGGTGTAGGCCCGATGACCCGTGCATGCCTGCTGGAAAATACGTTGTACGCAGCCGAAACCTTGCACGGCTGATCACCCGCAGCCCCCAAAGAGCCCCGCCTTGACGCAATGCTGTCCACTCAAGCGCTTGAGGCCACGCCGGGCTATCCGAGAAATCCGCTGCCCGATACCTGGCAGCGGATTTTTTATTCTGGCTCGACAGACTTGGCTTACGCCTTAGGAACAATACGTCGCGCTTTTTGCGGATTCGCAGCCTAAGTTGACTCCAGCGCCAGATTGTTCGGGCTGCGGGCTGACCTCGGGAAACTCGACCTGGTCGACTTCAGGAAGTGCCGTTCCACAGTTGTTCAAGCTTGCGGAAGTTCCAGTTCTCCGGTGACTCACGAGCAACAATGCGCTCTTCGTCTGATCGGGCCAGATCGACGATGCTCTGGGGTAGATGCTGTTTTGACCGGGCGGAAAAAAACACTTTCACCTTCGGCCTGAGCAGCGATTCAGGGTGTTGCTCAATGACCACCGCCAAGCGTCCACTGCTCAAACGCACCAAGGAGCCCACCGGATAAATGCCGATGCTTTTTACCAGCGCCTGGAGTACGGACTGAGATAGGTGGCCAGTCCAACTGGACATGCGCTGCAGCGCTTCGGCCGGGTCCCATCCCTGGTTGTAGGGGCGATTCGACGTCACTGCGTCATAAACATCGCAGACAGCCCCCATTTGAGCGTAAAGGCTGATCTGCGCGCCAGCCAGGCCGTGCGGGTAACCACTCCCATCAATCTTCTCATGATGGTGCAAGCACACATCAAGCACCAGCGCACTTAGCTGCGGATTCTGCCGGAGTATGGCACCACCGGCCACGGGGTGGCGCTTGACCTGTTCGTACTCGTTAGCTGAAAGCTTTGCCGGTTTGTTGAGGATGTTCTCAGGTATTGCAAGCTTGCCTATGTCATGCAACAAGCCCGCAATCCCGGCCTGGTGCACTTGCTCCTGCGTGAGCCCCAATTGCCGCGCCACTGAAACCATCAGCGCACAAACCGCCACCGAATGCATGTAGGTGTAGTCGTCTGACGTTTTAAGACGCGCCAGGCTGATCAGCGCATCAGGATGACGCACCAGCGAGGTAGAAATATCCTTCACCAGGCCATCCACCTGCTCCATTTCAATGGCCTGGCCCAAACGGACCTCCTGAAACATCGCCATTACCGCTGCTTTCGAGTGAGCACAGAGCTTGAGCGCTCGCTGTAGCTCCTCCTCTCGTGGCACCTGCTGCGGTGGCGCATCGAAAGCAGGCGCAACCACAGTGTTCATTGATGCGACTCTGATTGATGGATCCTCTTGCGCCACTTCCTGCAAAACATCCAATCCCCTGGACAAATCGATCCACAGACCACTGAGAGCAGAACAGCGCAAGCGCTGGTAGTCACGCTGACTATTCAGCAGAAAGCCGGCCTTGAGGAATGAGTGGTCCAACCAAGATCCGCAGAATCGGTGGATGTACATCCCCATCCGTAACTGCGTAATGGATATACGCTTTAGCACGGTAATACCTCCGAACCTGACTCAGCGCTCCCCTTGAGGTAAGCCGCGCTGAGCAATGACGCTCCTTGCTACGATGGATCCTTGCCTCTGCGTACTTACAAAGAGAAGCGCGTGACCAGCTTGTTGAGGCTCACAGCCAGGCTCGACAACTCCCCGCTGGCAATAGAGGTCTGGCTGGCGGCCGATGAACTTTGCAGCGAGAGGTCTCGGATGCTCATTAGGTTCTGATCCACCGAGCGCGCCACCTGAGCTTGCTCCTCCGAAGCGGTAGCAATCATCAGGTTACGTTCGTTGATATCGCTGATGGCCTGAGCAATCTGCCCAATGGCAATTCCCGCGTCATGAGCAATTGCCAGAGTCTCACCAGCGTCCACGCTGCTTTGCTGCATGGACAACATGGCGTTGTTCGAGCCGGACTGGATGCCCTGGATCATCAGCTCAATTTCCTGGGTCGACAGCTGGGTGCGGTGCGCAAGGGCACGGACTTCATCAGCAACCACCGCGAAACCGCGGCCCTGCTCTCCAGCTCGCGCGGCCTCGATAGCGGCGTTGAGAGCCAACAAATTGGTCTGCTCGGCAATCGATCGGATCACGTCCAACACCCTGGTGATGTCCTGAGCCTGCTGGGCCAAACCCGCCATCTCGATCCGGGTGTTTTCCACCGTGCCCGTGAGCTTTTCAATCGATTCGATAGTCTGTTCTACTCGCTCGCGGCCCATACCGGCCGAACGCTCAGAAGCCTGGGTTGACTGCGAAGCAGACACGGCGTTACGCGCGACCTCTTCCACTGCAGCTGTCATTTCATTGACCGCCGTAGCGGCCATCTCTGTCTCCATGCTCTGCTGTTGAATGCCAGCGTTGGATTCACGGGTTATCGCACTCATTTCCTCGGCGGCCGAGGCCAACTGGGTCGATGAGTCGGCAATATGGCGGATGGTCGACTTGAGGCTGTCGAGCATAGCCTGGGTCGATCGTTGCAACTCAGTCAGCTCATCCTGGCCGCTGACATCAACCTGCGTACGCAGATCGCCTTCGGCAATTTTTTGCGTGGCAGCCAGCAGTGATTGCACAGGACGAATAATGCTGCGAGTGAACAGGATCGCAATCAGCAACGTCAGGATAATTGCCATGACAATGATCGTTGCCGTAAGCAGCAATCCGTTGTCGAACTGCTGGTTGGCGAGGATCGCGGACTGCTCAGCGCCGCTTTCATTAATACGGATCAACTCGTCGATGGAAGCCTGCAGGTTGTTAGCCAACGGCACGGTCACTTGGTTAATGTACTTTTGACTCTGCTCATCAGTATTGGTCTTGCTGTTGTCAATCAATACCACCAGTTTTTCCAGATAATCCCGAGCACCGCGCTGGACTTGCTCATAAACGGATCTTTCTTCGTTGCCGGAAATCAGTGGCTCATAATCACTGATGGCCTGAGCCAGGGTGTTCTTAAGGGCATATAAACGAGTTAGAGAGGCATCTTTCTGGCTGTCACTTTCGGTAGCGTAATGCAGTGCATCCAAACGAACGCGCAATGTTACCGCTTCTATTTTCCCGGCCTGCCTGACGCTGGGTAGCCAGTTGGTTTGAAGCGCTACCGTCGCTT from Pseudomonas fluorescens encodes the following:
- the folD gene encoding bifunctional methylenetetrahydrofolate dehydrogenase/methenyltetrahydrofolate cyclohydrolase FolD, which gives rise to MTAQLIDGKSIAASLRQQIAKRVAERRQQGLRTPGLAVILVGSDPASQVYVSHKRKDCEEVGFISKAYDLPSDTTQQALTDLIDGLNDDPNIDGILLQLPLPEHLDASLLLERIRPDKDVDGFHPYNVGRLAQRIPLLRPCTPKGIMTLLESTGVDLYGLDAVVVGASNIVGRPMAMELLLAGCTVTVTHRFTKDLAGHVGRADLVVVAAGKPGLVKGEWIKQGAIVIDVGINRQDDGKLVGDVVYETALPRAGWITPVPGGVGPMTRACLLENTLYAAETLHG
- a CDS encoding methyl-accepting chemotaxis protein, with translation MVIRNLKLASRALLSFGAICLLLVSLGGLALWKMQQIHEATVALQTNWLPSVRQAGKIEAVTLRVRLDALHYATESDSQKDASLTRLYALKNTLAQAISDYEPLISGNEERSVYEQVQRGARDYLEKLVVLIDNSKTNTDEQSQKYINQVTVPLANNLQASIDELIRINESGAEQSAILANQQFDNGLLLTATIIVMAIILTLLIAILFTRSIIRPVQSLLAATQKIAEGDLRTQVDVSGQDELTELQRSTQAMLDSLKSTIRHIADSSTQLASAAEEMSAITRESNAGIQQQSMETEMAATAVNEMTAAVEEVARNAVSASQSTQASERSAGMGRERVEQTIESIEKLTGTVENTRIEMAGLAQQAQDITRVLDVIRSIAEQTNLLALNAAIEAARAGEQGRGFAVVADEVRALAHRTQLSTQEIELMIQGIQSGSNNAMLSMQQSSVDAGETLAIAHDAGIAIGQIAQAISDINERNLMIATASEEQAQVARSVDQNLMSIRDLSLQSSSAASQTSIASGELSSLAVSLNKLVTRFSL
- a CDS encoding HD-GYP domain-containing protein, whose amino-acid sequence is MLKRISITQLRMGMYIHRFCGSWLDHSFLKAGFLLNSQRDYQRLRCSALSGLWIDLSRGLDVLQEVAQEDPSIRVASMNTVVAPAFDAPPQQVPREEELQRALKLCAHSKAAVMAMFQEVRLGQAIEMEQVDGLVKDISTSLVRHPDALISLARLKTSDDYTYMHSVAVCALMVSVARQLGLTQEQVHQAGIAGLLHDIGKLAIPENILNKPAKLSANEYEQVKRHPVAGGAILRQNPQLSALVLDVCLHHHEKIDGSGYPHGLAGAQISLYAQMGAVCDVYDAVTSNRPYNQGWDPAEALQRMSSWTGHLSQSVLQALVKSIGIYPVGSLVRLSSGRLAVVIEQHPESLLRPKVKVFFSARSKQHLPQSIVDLARSDEERIVARESPENWNFRKLEQLWNGTS